One region of Parambassis ranga chromosome 12, fParRan2.1, whole genome shotgun sequence genomic DNA includes:
- the LOC114443348 gene encoding protein AMBP-like isoform X1, which yields MQRVLGLVSLLALARSAWTLQVVSVQPETLIQTQADFDLDKFTGKWYEVAVVSNCPHYMQRKRRNPMIPVIVFKHMTSKHNLTMTTTTLRNELCKETTTVLSLTNIPGRFFHHVAWIGADVDSFVVHTNYDEYAMMNVVSTEQPSGNKTTTVKLYSRTVDVRPALLDDFKSLAQQDGVSTDVIMNQYKGECPQGEQVAESIARPQSKRSVDTDRIPAQHE from the exons ATGCAGAGAGTGCTGGGTCTTGTGTCGCTGCTGGCCCTGGCCAGGTCGGCCTGGactctccaggtggtctctgtACAGCCAGAGACTCTGATCCAGACACAGGCAGACTTTGATTTGGACAAG ttCACGGGGAAGTGGTATGAGGTGGCGGTGGTTTCTAACTGCCCTCACTACATGCAGCGCAAGAGGAGGAACCCTATGATCCCTGTCATCGTGTTTAAACACATGACTTCTAAGCACAACCTCACAATGACAACCACAACTCTCAG GAATGAATTGTGCAAGGAAACAACCACCGTTTTAAGCCTGACTAACATTCCAGGACGATTCTTTCATCATGTGGCAT GGATTGGAGCAGATGTTGATTCCTTTGTGGTTCACACCAACTATGATGAGTATGCTATGATGAATGTGGTCAGCACAGAGCAGCCATCAGGAAATAAAACCACTACAGTCAAGCTTTACA GTCGAACTGTGGATGTGCGTCCTGCTCTGCTGGACGACTTTAAATCACTAGCCCAACAGGATGGAGTGAGCACTGATGTCATCATGAATCAGTACAAAG GTGAGTGTCCTCAAGGTGAACAAGTGGCAGAATCCATTGCTCGGCCTCAG TCAAAAAGAAGTGTGGACACAGATCGGATTCCTGCACAACATGAGTAG
- the nrarpa gene encoding notch-regulated ankyrin repeat-containing protein A — protein MSQADVSTCSAPQRVFQEAVKKGNTKELHSLLQNMTNCEFNVNSFGPEGQTALHQSVIDGNLELVKLLVKFGADIRLANREGWSALHIAAFGGHQDIVLYLITKAKYSSGAR, from the coding sequence ATGAGCCAGGCGGATGTGTCGACTTGCTCCGCGCCACAGAGGGTTTTCCAGGAGGCAGTGAAGAAGGGCAACACCAAGGAGCTACACTCTTTGCTGCAGAACATGACAAACTGCGAGTTCAACGTCAACTCCTTTGGACCAGAAGGACAGACCGCCCTCCACCAGTCCGTCATTGACGGCAACCTGGAGCTGGTAAAACTACTGGTGAAGTTTGGTGCAGATATCCGGCTGGCCAACAGGGAGGGGTGGAGCGCTTTACACATCGCCGCCTTCGGGGGCCACCAAGACATTGTGCTATACCTCATCACCAAGGCCAAGTACTCATCTGGCGCCCGGtga
- the LOC114443348 gene encoding protein AMBP-like isoform X2, which produces MQRVLGLVSLLALARSAWTLQVVSVQPETLIQTQADFDLDKFTGKWYEVAVVSNCPHYMQRKRRNPMIPVIVFKHMTSKHNLTMTTTTLRNELCKETTTVLSLTNIPGRFFHHVAWIGADVDSFVVHTNYDEYAMMNVVSTEQPSGNKTTTVKLYSRTVDVRPALLDDFKSLAQQDGVSTDVIMNQYKGECPQGEQVAESIARPQSKRSVDTDRIPAQHE; this is translated from the exons ATGCAGAGAGTGCTGGGTCTTGTGTCGCTGCTGGCCCTGGCCAGGTCGGCCTGGactctccaggtggtctctgtACAGCCAGAGACTCTGATCCAGACACAGGCAGACTTTGATTTGGACAAG ttCACGGGGAAGTGGTATGAGGTGGCGGTGGTTTCTAACTGCCCTCACTACATGCAGCGCAAGAGGAGGAACCCTATGATCCCTGTCATCGTGTTTAAACACATGACTTCTAAGCACAACCTCACAATGACAACCACAACTCTCAG GAATGAATTGTGCAAGGAAACAACCACCGTTTTAAGCCTGACTAACATTCCAGGACGATTCTTTCATCATGTGGCAT GGATTGGAGCAGATGTTGATTCCTTTGTGGTTCACACCAACTATGATGAGTATGCTATGATGAATGTGGTCAGCACAGAGCAGCCATCAGGAAATAAAACCACTACAGTCAAGCTTTACA GTCGAACTGTGGATGTGCGTCCTGCTCTGCTGGACGACTTTAAATCACTAGCCCAACAGGATGGAGTGAGCACTGATGTCATCATGAATCAGTACAAAG GTGAGTGTCCTCAAGGTGAACAAGTGGCAGAATCCATTGCTCGGCCTCAG TCAAAAAGAAGTGTGGACACAGATCGGATTCCTGCACAACATGA GTGA
- the ambp gene encoding protein AMBP: protein MPCPPFKSQEEVVSHCQRRVNRRADRMQKAVVLVSLLVLGWTQTLHGVPVLTEPLYTTQENFDVTRMLGTWHDIAIATTCTHIQNHRGDAAIGKLVLQRGTTQDKLKMTRTMLRRGTCKEISGDYELTTTPGRFFYHIAKWGADVDAYVVHTNYNEYAILIMSKQKSSGQKSISVKLYSRTRTVRATVLDDFKTLVRQQGMGDDTIIVKKDKGDCVPGEQVEEPTTQLEPRRVRRNVVPSLASADMEGSGDDTPLFNGTEACKAAPDTGPCFGMHQRYFYNSSSMSCQLFQYGGCMGNQNNFENERECLQRCRTEAVCRLPMAAQPCTGQPVIWAFDSTVGLCVPYKQGFCQANGNKFYSKAECDEYCGVEKDDEDLLKSN, encoded by the exons ATGCCCTGTCCCCCTTTCAAGAGTCAGGAGGAGGTTGTGTCACACTGTCAGAGACGTGTGAACAGACGGGCTGACAGGATGCAGAAAGCAGTAGTTCTGGTTTCTCTGCTGGTCCTGGGGTGGACCCAGACCCTCCATGGAGTCCCTGTACTTACAGAACCTCTTTACACCACACAGGAGAACTTTGATGTGACCCGA ATGTTGGGAACATGGCATGATATTGCTATAGCAACCACCTGTACCCACATTCAGAACCACAGGGGAGATGCAGCCATTGGAAAACTGGTACTGCAGCGGGGCACCACTCAAGACAAACTCAAGATGACACGAACTATGCTCAG GCGGGGAACTTGTAAGGAAATCTCTGGGGATTATGAGCTGACCACCACACCAGGACGATTTTTCTACCATATTGCAA AGTGGGGGGCAGATGTGGATGCCTATGTGGTCCACACAAACTACAATGAGTATGCTATATTGATAATGAGCAAACAGAAGTCATCAGGCCAGAAGAGCATCTCAGTTAAGCTTTACA GTCGAACTAGGACTGTAAGAGCTACAGTGCTGGATGACTTCAAAACACTGGTCAGACAACAGGGAATGGGTGACGACACTATCATCGTTAAAAAGGACAAAG GTGACTGTGTTCCTGGAGAGCAGGTGGAAGAACCAACAACTCAGCTTGAGCCTCGG CGGGTGAGGAGAAATGTGGTGCCCTCTTTAGCTTCTGCAGATATGGAGGGCTCTGGTGATGACACACCTCTGTTCAACGGAACCG AGGCTTGTAAGGCAGCACCAGACACAGGACCATGTTTTGGGATGCACCAGCGTTACTTCTACAACTCTTCTTCAATGAGCTGTCAACTCTTCCAGTATGGAGGTTGTATGGGTAATCAGAACAACTTTGAAAATGAGAGAGAGTGCCTACAGAGATGTCGCACAGAGG CTGTGTGCCGCCTGCCTATGGCAGCCCAACCCTGCACAGGACAGCCAGTCATCTGGGCCTTTGACTCCACGGTTGGCCTGTGTGTTCCCTACAAACAGGGCTTCTGCCAAGCCAATGGCAACAAGTTCTACAGCAAGGCAGAGTGCGATGAGTACTGTGGAGTGGAGAAAGACG ATGAAGACCTCCTGAAGTCCAACTGA